In Bdellovibrionales bacterium, the following proteins share a genomic window:
- a CDS encoding matrixin family metalloprotease: MTSSLISGGLPHVRMAMGFILLTQTLMEPKSQSNRLSLRNFNKELNLELKNSINWHLKDMNISKAIRFGGEVIFASILLFSGCASKNDQNSTPPTNADETSGEISEDGDPQPEMKVISLPLEVYLYDFAGEPDYSSTLNEDEVAELVSKANEIFAQAKIEFNVISTVKRSVSAAMFDIVDPEDNTTTKQKFAKIVPPYPTDRIVWRTGIVRKMPIPAGGLYIAKLSFFAEQNKDGEFHYTIFAHEIAHALGLNHTQIPGNLMTPGNAAVALQLNAEQIEKVRAQALIGPKGQ, translated from the coding sequence ATGACGTCCTCCCTGATTTCAGGGGGCTTGCCTCACGTCCGCATGGCCATGGGATTTATTTTGTTAACTCAAACTTTAATGGAACCAAAATCACAATCCAATCGTCTTAGTCTTAGAAACTTTAACAAGGAGCTTAACTTGGAACTGAAAAATTCAATCAACTGGCACCTAAAGGACATGAACATATCAAAAGCCATCCGGTTTGGAGGCGAAGTAATTTTCGCTTCAATTCTTCTCTTTTCTGGCTGCGCATCGAAAAATGACCAAAATTCGACGCCTCCGACAAACGCCGACGAGACTTCAGGGGAAATTTCCGAAGATGGAGATCCGCAACCAGAAATGAAAGTCATCTCTCTGCCACTCGAAGTTTACCTCTATGACTTCGCTGGGGAACCTGACTACAGCAGCACCCTCAATGAGGATGAAGTTGCAGAACTGGTTTCGAAGGCGAATGAAATATTCGCACAGGCCAAAATTGAATTTAATGTCATTTCTACCGTAAAAAGATCAGTCTCAGCAGCAATGTTCGATATTGTAGATCCGGAAGACAACACCACTACCAAACAAAAATTTGCAAAAATAGTGCCTCCATACCCAACGGATAGAATCGTTTGGAGAACAGGAATTGTCAGGAAGATGCCAATCCCTGCCGGAGGTCTTTATATTGCAAAACTATCATTTTTTGCCGAACAAAATAAGGACGGTGAGTTTCACTATACAATTTTTGCACACGAAATAGCTCATGCCCTTGGACTTAATCACACACAGATTCCGGGCAATCTTATGACCCCAGGAAATGCCGCTGTGGCCCTCCAACTGAATGCTGAACAAATTGAAAAGGTTCGAGCACAAGCGCTCATCGGACCAAAAGGCCAATGA